The following coding sequences lie in one Halorussus rarus genomic window:
- a CDS encoding SDR family oxidoreductase: MTGLDGKVCIVGGGGNGLGAATARELADHGASVVVNDLGTSVRGKGSDPAVAEAVAEDIRDEGGEATAHAGDLTDFEYARELIADAVAEYGRVGFVANFAGILRDDFATNLSEEDWRAVIETNLTGQFTLLQAACRHWREAAGEDGFDGERSYLAVSARSARGNAGQVNYAAAKAGILGMVRTVSSEVHRSGVRVNALVPSGYTRMTETVPEEHRPYTREEMPPERVAPLAAYLASDEASDVTGCTLYAGGDRVGVFSEPSLDRVGVRPGGWTLDELAEHFREDVAGDVDLTRTDSFF, from the coding sequence ATGACCGGCCTCGACGGGAAGGTGTGCATCGTCGGCGGGGGCGGCAACGGTCTCGGCGCGGCGACCGCCCGGGAACTGGCCGACCACGGCGCCAGCGTGGTCGTCAACGACCTCGGGACGTCGGTCCGTGGCAAGGGGAGCGACCCCGCGGTGGCCGAGGCGGTCGCCGAGGACATCCGCGACGAGGGCGGCGAGGCGACCGCTCACGCCGGCGACCTGACCGACTTCGAGTACGCCCGCGAACTGATCGCGGACGCGGTCGCGGAGTACGGGCGCGTCGGCTTCGTCGCGAACTTCGCGGGCATCCTCCGGGACGACTTCGCCACGAACCTGAGCGAGGAGGACTGGCGCGCGGTCATCGAGACGAACCTCACCGGCCAGTTCACCCTGCTGCAGGCGGCCTGCAGACACTGGCGCGAGGCGGCCGGCGAGGACGGGTTCGACGGCGAGCGATCGTACCTCGCGGTGTCGGCCCGCTCGGCCCGTGGCAACGCCGGGCAGGTCAACTACGCCGCCGCGAAGGCCGGAATCCTCGGGATGGTCCGAACGGTCTCGTCGGAGGTGCACCGCTCGGGCGTCCGGGTCAACGCGCTCGTTCCGAGCGGCTACACGCGGATGACCGAGACCGTACCCGAGGAGCACCGACCCTACACCCGCGAGGAGATGCCGCCAGAGCGGGTCGCCCCGCTGGCGGCGTACCTCGCGAGCGACGAGGCGTCCGACGTGACCGGCTGTACGCTCTACGCGGGCGGCGACCGCGTAGGTGTCTTCTCGGAACCGTCGCTCGACCGGGTCGGCGTCCGCCCCGGCGGCTGGACGCTCGACGAACTGGCCGAGCACTTCCGGGAGGACGTCGCCGGCGACGTCGACCTCACGAGGACGGACAGTTTCTTCTGA
- a CDS encoding pyridoxamine 5'-phosphate oxidase family protein, which translates to MDVSDADSSEIRGEPMDEATVDAFLRDQGVGVLSLADGGDAYGCPVSFGYDGDRLYFVLLRFGEDSEKLDFAAATETATFAAYDFEDEHRWRSVLVRGPIEPVPDERVEAVDEALFDNAQFASLYPQGEPMTERTRYQLLPEEVTGQQGQGRTL; encoded by the coding sequence ATGGACGTCTCAGACGCAGACAGTTCCGAGATCCGGGGTGAACCGATGGACGAGGCGACCGTCGACGCGTTCCTGCGCGACCAGGGCGTCGGCGTCCTGTCGCTGGCCGACGGGGGCGACGCCTACGGCTGTCCGGTGTCGTTCGGCTACGACGGCGACCGGCTCTACTTCGTCCTCCTGCGGTTCGGCGAGGACAGCGAGAAGCTCGACTTCGCCGCGGCGACCGAGACTGCGACGTTCGCGGCGTACGACTTCGAGGACGAGCACCGCTGGCGGAGCGTCCTCGTGCGCGGGCCGATCGAGCCGGTCCCCGACGAGCGCGTCGAGGCGGTCGACGAGGCGCTGTTCGACAACGCGCAGTTCGCCAGCCTCTACCCGCAGGGCGAACCGATGACCGAGCGGACGCGGTACCAGTTGCTACCCGAGGAGGTGACCGGCCAGCAGGGGCAGGGTCGGACCCTCTGA
- a CDS encoding FAD-dependent monooxygenase, which yields MSDSEQQADAPVVVAGAGPVGMTAALALDARGIESTILEADPEDRDRPGSRAIYVHKDTLRTLEQSSPGLGQRLVDNGITWSTRRTLFRGEEVFERTYPDRGGDGGLPHFTSLPQVWTEEYMLDAIAESDGIDLHWDSPVETVDADDDGVTVETEGGDVWNAEYVVGADGAGSTVRKEIGAEFDGTESPNSFIIADVDEDPDDPRRQERVFHYDHPELGGRNVLFVPFQGGWRVDIQCRESDDPERMAEDRNIGEMVATILGERYRDRVTWVSEYKFKQVTADRMVDEHNRVLLAGESGHLFAPFGARGMNSGVADADDAASAISVALNAGVAETATGEIAEYGIRRQKAAEYNRAAAGQALEYLQGDSIVTKTKKRLAAELAEYYEPAGEWLDDAPYGPHEGPPVTIGQY from the coding sequence ATGAGCGACTCCGAGCAGCAAGCCGACGCGCCAGTCGTGGTGGCCGGGGCCGGGCCGGTCGGGATGACCGCGGCGCTGGCGCTGGACGCCCGCGGAATCGAGTCGACGATCCTCGAGGCCGACCCCGAGGACCGGGACCGGCCGGGGAGCCGGGCCATCTACGTCCACAAGGACACGCTCCGGACGCTGGAGCAGTCCTCTCCCGGGCTCGGTCAGCGGCTGGTCGACAACGGCATCACGTGGTCGACCCGGCGCACGCTGTTCCGCGGCGAGGAGGTGTTCGAGCGGACCTACCCCGACCGCGGCGGTGACGGTGGCCTACCCCACTTCACGAGCCTCCCGCAGGTCTGGACCGAGGAGTACATGCTCGACGCCATCGCGGAGTCCGACGGCATCGACCTCCACTGGGACTCGCCGGTCGAGACGGTCGACGCCGACGACGACGGCGTCACGGTCGAGACTGAAGGCGGCGACGTCTGGAACGCCGAGTACGTCGTCGGCGCCGACGGCGCGGGCTCGACGGTCCGCAAGGAGATCGGCGCCGAGTTCGACGGCACGGAATCGCCCAACTCCTTCATCATCGCCGACGTCGACGAGGACCCGGACGACCCCCGGCGGCAGGAGCGGGTCTTCCACTACGACCACCCCGAACTCGGCGGGCGCAACGTGCTGTTCGTCCCGTTCCAGGGCGGGTGGCGCGTCGACATCCAGTGCCGCGAGTCCGACGACCCCGAGCGGATGGCCGAGGACCGCAACATCGGCGAGATGGTGGCGACCATCCTGGGCGAGCGCTACCGCGACCGGGTCACCTGGGTCTCGGAGTACAAGTTCAAGCAGGTCACCGCAGACCGGATGGTCGACGAGCACAACCGGGTGCTGCTCGCGGGCGAGTCCGGCCACCTGTTCGCCCCGTTCGGCGCCCGCGGGATGAACTCGGGCGTCGCGGACGCCGACGATGCCGCCTCGGCCATCAGCGTCGCGCTCAATGCCGGCGTCGCGGAGACTGCGACCGGCGAGATCGCCGAGTACGGCATCCGGCGCCAGAAGGCCGCCGAGTACAACCGGGCCGCCGCCGGGCAGGCCCTCGAGTACCTCCAGGGCGACAGCATCGTCACCAAGACCAAGAAGCGGCTGGCCGCCGAGCTCGCCGAGTACTACGAGCCGGCCGGCGAGTGGCTCGACGACGCGCCGTACGGCCCCCACGAGGGGCCGCCGGTGACCATCGGGCAGTACTGA
- a CDS encoding amidohydrolase family protein, with amino-acid sequence MTTIDAYTHVLTEEFYDTLVAEYDFQGLSGDPSFLWDLDRRLDDMDEFGVDKQVLTLALPPLWRGMDDETALELTQLANDEVRSIADEHPDRFVPVGTIPRVSDEFMAEFDRCVEDLDMAGVQMFSNIEGEPIDRPRFRPLFERAERHDAPLWMHPQLHEWYDWASEYMEHRLFGWPFDTTLALSRLVFGGVVDEYDFDLVAHHGGGMVPFYGGRIDSFYQTRLDYPENYADTDLPDLDQPVSDYFREFHVDTAVSGSVLAQECATGFFGDEKVVFGTDYPFGPGRGRAWIEQGLDAVEEMDASEETRERILGGNLEDLFG; translated from the coding sequence ATGACAACAATCGACGCGTACACCCACGTTCTGACCGAGGAGTTCTACGACACGCTGGTGGCGGAGTACGACTTCCAGGGGCTGAGCGGCGACCCGTCGTTCCTCTGGGACCTCGACCGCCGGCTCGACGACATGGACGAGTTCGGCGTGGACAAGCAGGTGCTGACCCTGGCGCTTCCGCCGCTGTGGCGGGGGATGGACGACGAGACCGCGCTCGAACTCACCCAGTTGGCCAACGACGAGGTCCGGAGCATCGCGGACGAGCATCCCGACCGGTTCGTCCCGGTCGGGACGATCCCGCGGGTCTCCGACGAGTTCATGGCCGAGTTCGACCGGTGCGTCGAGGACCTCGACATGGCCGGCGTCCAGATGTTCTCGAACATCGAGGGCGAGCCCATCGACCGTCCGCGGTTCCGCCCGCTGTTCGAGCGGGCCGAGCGCCACGACGCCCCGCTGTGGATGCACCCCCAGCTCCACGAGTGGTACGACTGGGCGAGCGAGTACATGGAGCACCGGCTGTTCGGCTGGCCGTTCGACACGACGCTGGCGCTCTCGCGGCTCGTGTTCGGCGGCGTCGTCGACGAGTACGACTTCGACCTCGTCGCCCACCACGGCGGCGGGATGGTCCCGTTCTACGGCGGCCGCATCGACTCCTTCTACCAGACCCGGCTCGACTACCCCGAGAACTACGCCGACACCGACCTCCCCGACCTCGACCAGCCGGTGAGCGACTACTTCCGGGAGTTCCACGTCGACACCGCGGTCAGCGGGTCCGTGCTCGCCCAAGAGTGCGCGACCGGCTTCTTCGGCGACGAGAAGGTGGTCTTCGGGACCGACTACCCGTTCGGGCCGGGCCGTGGCCGGGCGTGGATCGAGCAGGGGCTCGACGCCGTCGAGGAGATGGACGCGAGCGAGGAGACCCGCGAGCGCATCCTCGGGGGGAACCTCGAGGACCTCTTCGGCTAA
- a CDS encoding VOC family protein produces MTSPTSPLAKLGHVAAHTPDLDESLWFFEDVLGFQVTERVGDTAYLRGMRDWEHHTLSLTESGRKGVDHVAFRTKTPEAVDELAEQFEAEGREVQYVEAGEERGQGRAIRVEAFGHPYEFYYDVEKPQAPAEKRSKLRNRNYSEAVGNRIAPRRIDHCHVQDGVSPEHAAWLVDALDFRTNERYRKSDGELWGWWLSVTPLPHDIAIHREPAGSPSGFHHVSYHLDSLQDLWEAADVLAEHGIEPDGGPGRHAITRADFLYVSDPASDFCVEFFAGPGYLNFEPDWEPIEWTEEEIGGETSHQWIGQGPDWDGVPYVEPEG; encoded by the coding sequence ATGACGTCTCCGACCTCACCCCTGGCGAAACTGGGCCACGTCGCGGCCCACACGCCCGACCTCGACGAGTCGCTCTGGTTCTTCGAGGACGTGCTCGGGTTCCAGGTGACCGAGCGGGTCGGCGACACCGCGTACCTCCGCGGGATGCGCGACTGGGAGCACCACACGCTCAGCCTCACCGAGTCCGGGCGGAAGGGCGTCGACCACGTCGCGTTCCGGACCAAGACGCCGGAGGCGGTCGACGAACTGGCCGAGCAGTTCGAGGCGGAGGGCCGGGAGGTCCAGTACGTCGAAGCCGGCGAGGAGCGCGGCCAGGGCCGGGCCATCCGCGTCGAGGCGTTCGGCCACCCCTACGAGTTCTACTACGACGTCGAGAAGCCCCAGGCGCCGGCGGAGAAGCGCTCGAAGCTCCGCAACCGCAACTACAGCGAGGCGGTGGGCAACCGCATCGCGCCCCGCCGCATCGACCACTGCCACGTCCAGGACGGCGTGTCGCCCGAACACGCCGCCTGGCTGGTCGACGCGCTCGACTTCCGGACCAACGAGCGCTACCGGAAGTCCGACGGCGAGCTCTGGGGCTGGTGGCTCTCGGTGACGCCGCTGCCCCACGACATCGCCATCCACCGGGAGCCGGCGGGGTCGCCCTCGGGGTTCCACCACGTCTCGTACCACCTCGACAGCCTCCAGGACCTCTGGGAGGCGGCCGACGTCCTGGCCGAGCACGGCATCGAACCCGACGGCGGCCCCGGTCGCCACGCCATCACCCGGGCGGACTTCCTCTACGTGAGCGACCCGGCCAGCGACTTCTGCGTCGAGTTCTTCGCCGGGCCGGGCTACCTGAACTTCGAGCCGGACTGGGAGCCCATCGAGTGGACCGAGGAGGAGATCGGCGGCGAGACGAGCCACCAGTGGATCGGGCAGGGCCCCGACTGGGACGGCGTGCCCTACGTGGAGCCGGAGGGTTGA
- a CDS encoding CaiB/BaiF CoA transferase family protein, translating to MTGEARDSEGDAGPLDGVTVLDASRVLVGPFCTMQLGDLGADVIKVERPDGGDQTRHWHPPTYGDSDESAYYVSVNRNKRSVALNLASEEGRDVFRDLAAEADVLVENFRVGKMAEWGLDYGDLRERNPDLVYCSLSGYGEWGPEKDRPAYDIIMQAEGGLMSITGVEDGMPVRVGVALADIGAGMYATQAILAALLERELGDGGGQKIDVSLLDGQVAWMTYMASNYFATGESPGRMGSKHPTIAPYQAFETSDGYVVVAVASENIWPNFCRALDREDLADDPRFAANADRVRNRDELDALLAEEFAAYETDEVIEILRDHDVPASTVRDMAEVFDSPQVEARGMRTSVDHPTAGEVKMPGSPMHFSRTPTDVRRHPPLLGEHTADVLGEFGYSTDEIERLVDADAVAPSPDERKDG from the coding sequence ATGACCGGAGAAGCACGCGACTCCGAGGGCGACGCGGGACCGCTCGACGGGGTTACGGTGCTCGACGCCTCGCGGGTCCTGGTTGGCCCGTTCTGCACGATGCAGCTGGGCGACCTGGGCGCCGACGTCATCAAGGTCGAGCGCCCGGACGGCGGCGACCAGACCCGCCACTGGCACCCGCCGACGTACGGCGACAGCGACGAGAGCGCCTACTACGTCAGCGTCAATCGGAACAAGCGGTCGGTCGCGCTCAACCTCGCCTCGGAGGAGGGCCGGGACGTGTTCCGGGACCTGGCGGCCGAGGCCGACGTCCTCGTCGAGAACTTCCGGGTCGGCAAGATGGCCGAGTGGGGGCTCGACTACGGCGACCTCCGCGAGCGCAACCCCGACCTCGTCTACTGCTCGCTGTCGGGGTACGGCGAGTGGGGCCCCGAGAAGGACCGGCCGGCGTACGACATCATCATGCAAGCCGAGGGCGGGCTGATGAGCATCACCGGCGTCGAGGACGGGATGCCGGTCCGCGTCGGCGTCGCGCTCGCCGACATCGGCGCGGGGATGTACGCCACCCAGGCCATCCTGGCGGCGCTGCTGGAGCGGGAACTCGGCGACGGCGGCGGGCAGAAGATCGACGTGAGCCTGCTCGACGGCCAGGTCGCCTGGATGACCTACATGGCCTCGAACTACTTCGCCACCGGCGAGTCGCCGGGCCGGATGGGGAGCAAGCACCCCACCATCGCCCCGTACCAGGCGTTCGAGACCAGCGACGGCTACGTGGTGGTCGCGGTCGCGTCCGAGAACATCTGGCCGAACTTCTGCCGGGCGCTCGACCGCGAGGACCTCGCCGACGACCCGCGGTTCGCGGCGAACGCCGACCGGGTGCGGAACCGCGACGAACTCGACGCGCTCCTCGCCGAGGAGTTCGCGGCGTACGAGACCGACGAGGTCATCGAGATCCTCCGCGACCACGACGTGCCCGCCAGCACCGTCCGGGACATGGCCGAGGTGTTCGACAGCCCCCAGGTCGAGGCGCGGGGGATGCGAACGTCGGTCGACCACCCCACGGCCGGCGAGGTCAAGATGCCCGGCAGTCCGATGCACTTCTCGCGGACGCCGACCGACGTCCGCCGGCATCCGCCGCTGCTCGGCGAGCACACGGCCGACGTCCTCGGCGAGTTCGGCTACTCGACCGACGAGATAGAGCGGCTGGTCGACGCCGACGCCGTCGCGCCGTCTCCCGACGAGCGGAAGGACGGCTGA
- a CDS encoding acyl-CoA dehydrogenase family protein: MLDFVNLEAELSEEDRLVLESARDFVAGEVEDIGEHWIEGTFPTELIPELGEMGFYAPNLEGYGLPNVSETAYGLLMQELEACDSGLRSMASVQGALVMYPIHAYGSDEQKERWLPALGSGEAVGCFGLTEPEHGSNPSAMETRAEAADGGYVLNGSKTWITNSPIADVAVVWARDKTAEDNPVRGFLVETDEDGVTTNKIDEKLSLRASITGEIGLNDVFVPEDAVLPGVEGMKGPLSCLTQARYGIAWGAVGAARDCFETAREYATERDQFGGPIGRFQLQQQKLAEMATQITLAQLLAHRLAELKERGELRPQHVSMAKRNNVRMARDQSRVAREILGGNGITADYSPMRHMANMETVYTYEGTHDIHTLILGEDLTGIPAYQ, translated from the coding sequence ATGCTAGACTTCGTGAACCTGGAGGCGGAACTGTCCGAGGAGGACAGGCTCGTGCTGGAGTCGGCCCGCGACTTCGTGGCCGGCGAGGTCGAGGACATCGGCGAGCACTGGATCGAGGGAACCTTCCCGACCGAGCTCATCCCCGAACTGGGCGAGATGGGCTTCTACGCGCCGAACCTGGAGGGGTACGGCCTGCCGAACGTCAGCGAGACCGCCTACGGCCTGCTGATGCAGGAGCTGGAGGCTTGCGACTCGGGGCTCCGGTCGATGGCCTCCGTGCAGGGCGCGCTCGTGATGTACCCCATCCACGCCTACGGGAGCGACGAGCAGAAGGAGCGCTGGCTGCCGGCGCTGGGGTCGGGCGAGGCCGTCGGCTGCTTCGGGCTCACCGAGCCCGAGCACGGCTCGAACCCCTCGGCCATGGAGACTCGGGCCGAAGCGGCCGACGGCGGCTACGTGCTGAACGGCTCGAAGACGTGGATCACGAACTCACCGATCGCGGACGTCGCGGTCGTCTGGGCGCGCGACAAGACCGCGGAAGATAACCCCGTCCGCGGGTTCCTCGTGGAGACCGACGAGGACGGCGTGACGACCAACAAGATCGACGAGAAGCTGTCGCTGCGCGCCTCCATCACCGGCGAGATCGGTCTGAACGACGTCTTCGTTCCCGAAGATGCGGTCTTACCGGGCGTCGAGGGGATGAAGGGCCCGCTGTCGTGCCTGACGCAGGCCCGGTACGGCATCGCCTGGGGCGCCGTGGGCGCCGCGCGGGACTGTTTCGAGACGGCCCGCGAGTACGCCACCGAGCGCGACCAGTTCGGCGGTCCCATCGGTCGCTTCCAGCTCCAGCAGCAGAAGCTGGCCGAGATGGCGACCCAGATCACCCTCGCGCAACTGCTCGCGCACCGCCTCGCGGAGCTGAAGGAGCGCGGCGAGCTGCGCCCGCAGCACGTCTCGATGGCCAAGCGCAACAACGTCCGGATGGCCCGCGACCAGTCCCGGGTCGCCCGTGAGATACTCGGCGGCAACGGCATCACGGCCGACTACTCGCCGATGCGCCACATGGCCAACATGGAGACCGTCTACACCTACGAGGGCACCCACGACATCCACACCCTCATCCTCGGCGAGGACCTGACGGGCATCCCGGCCTACCAGTGA
- a CDS encoding SDR family oxidoreductase, translated as MDLGIDGNAALVSASSSGLGKAAATALAREGANVVVNGRDEERLDAAVEDIREVAEGEVVGQPADLTDPDDIEQLVQRTVDEFGGLDHLVTNAGGPPSKPFSETTDEEWYQAYDLLVMSVVRLVRESVDHLEESDAGSIVSSTSHSVKEAIDDLVLSNSVRMGVIGLEKTLSRELAPDVRVNAVMPGAHETDRMVYLIENAVEQGRFDSFEESEEAWTDDIPMGDLGSPAEFGNVVAFLLSDRASFINGESVMIDGGDARSNL; from the coding sequence ATGGACCTCGGAATCGATGGCAACGCGGCACTGGTATCGGCGTCGAGCAGCGGTCTCGGCAAGGCCGCCGCGACGGCGCTGGCCCGCGAGGGCGCGAACGTCGTCGTCAACGGTCGGGACGAGGAGCGACTCGACGCGGCCGTCGAGGACATCCGGGAGGTCGCCGAAGGCGAGGTCGTGGGCCAGCCCGCCGACCTCACCGACCCCGACGACATCGAACAGCTGGTCCAGCGGACCGTCGACGAGTTCGGCGGCCTCGACCACCTCGTGACCAACGCCGGCGGCCCGCCGAGCAAGCCGTTCAGCGAGACCACCGACGAGGAGTGGTACCAGGCCTACGACCTGCTGGTGATGAGCGTCGTCCGCCTCGTCCGGGAGTCGGTCGACCACCTCGAGGAGAGCGACGCGGGCAGCATCGTCAGCTCGACGTCCCACAGCGTCAAGGAGGCCATCGACGACCTCGTCCTCTCAAACTCCGTCCGCATGGGCGTCATCGGACTGGAGAAGACGCTGTCGCGCGAGCTCGCCCCCGACGTGCGGGTCAACGCCGTGATGCCGGGCGCCCACGAGACCGACCGGATGGTCTACCTCATCGAGAACGCGGTCGAGCAGGGCCGGTTCGACAGCTTCGAGGAGAGCGAGGAGGCCTGGACCGACGACATCCCGATGGGCGACCTCGGCTCGCCGGCCGAGTTCGGCAACGTCGTCGCGTTCCTCCTGTCGGACCGCGCGAGCTTCATCAACGGCGAGTCGGTGATGATCGACGGCGGCGACGCCCGGTCGAATCTGTAG
- a CDS encoding thiamine pyrophosphate-binding protein, whose translation MTVNQAVIDSLVDNDVDTVFGIPGKQSLPLNETIGERDDIRFVVARHETAVTHQAWGYASTGDRMAATVVVPGPGDMNAMNGLKNALNDCVPLVHFAIETDPDLRGGDAIHETPPDTYDNVVKENVLVETPEATVAEVERAIAVARTPPKGPVRVGIPKSFLAADAALADPPEFDTEYAAGVPADAVAEARDLLADAADPVVLAGGGVRAAGATDELVAVAERLGAPIVTTYKGKGVVPERHDLSAGTLSGSASPELLTCLADADACLAVGTDLDAHASRGWSVELPDALVHATLGAGDIGRGYEPTVGIVGDARGVLASLAEGLDDAGIDRADLGAERASAVRDATDERLDPLLGDSTPITSVRALRAIRNALPEEAVVAVDAGGFRVWALNVFDAAGPRKYVNPGSWATMGTGLPSAIGAAYANPDAPVVALTGDGGLMMCVHELHTAAVEDLPVTVVVLNNDDYAIISEEAGRSYRLSEQEYGWADAPVDFTAVAEGMGVDAYRADAPADIRDGLDAALRSDGPALVEVRTDPLEPQASQFMAE comes from the coding sequence GTGACCGTCAATCAGGCCGTGATCGACAGCCTCGTCGACAACGACGTAGACACCGTCTTCGGGATTCCGGGAAAGCAGTCGCTCCCGCTGAACGAGACCATCGGGGAGCGCGACGACATCCGGTTCGTCGTGGCCCGCCACGAGACCGCGGTGACCCACCAGGCGTGGGGGTACGCCTCCACCGGCGACCGGATGGCGGCGACGGTGGTGGTCCCCGGGCCCGGCGACATGAACGCGATGAACGGGCTGAAGAACGCGCTCAACGACTGCGTCCCGCTGGTCCACTTCGCCATCGAGACCGACCCCGACCTCCGCGGCGGCGACGCCATCCACGAGACGCCGCCCGACACCTACGACAACGTCGTGAAGGAGAACGTGCTGGTCGAGACGCCGGAGGCGACGGTGGCCGAGGTCGAGCGGGCCATCGCGGTCGCTCGCACGCCGCCGAAAGGGCCCGTCCGGGTCGGGATTCCGAAGAGCTTCCTCGCCGCGGACGCCGCGCTCGCCGACCCGCCCGAGTTCGACACCGAGTACGCCGCCGGCGTCCCGGCGGACGCGGTCGCGGAAGCCCGGGACCTGCTGGCCGACGCGGCCGATCCCGTGGTCCTGGCGGGCGGCGGCGTCCGCGCGGCCGGCGCGACCGACGAACTGGTCGCCGTCGCGGAGCGCCTCGGCGCGCCGATCGTGACGACGTACAAGGGCAAGGGCGTCGTCCCGGAGCGCCACGACCTCAGCGCCGGGACGCTGAGCGGCAGCGCCAGCCCCGAACTGCTGACCTGCCTCGCCGACGCCGACGCCTGTCTCGCGGTCGGGACCGACCTCGACGCCCACGCGAGCCGCGGGTGGTCGGTCGAACTGCCCGACGCGCTCGTCCACGCGACGCTGGGCGCGGGCGACATCGGCCGGGGCTACGAGCCGACGGTCGGCATCGTCGGCGACGCCCGCGGGGTGCTGGCGTCGCTCGCCGAGGGCCTTGACGACGCGGGCATCGACCGCGCCGACCTGGGCGCGGAGCGCGCGAGTGCCGTCCGGGACGCGACCGACGAGCGACTCGACCCGCTGCTCGGCGATTCGACCCCCATCACCTCGGTGCGGGCGCTGCGCGCGATCCGGAACGCGCTCCCCGAGGAGGCGGTCGTCGCCGTCGACGCGGGCGGCTTCCGGGTCTGGGCGCTCAACGTCTTCGACGCCGCCGGGCCGCGGAAGTACGTCAACCCCGGCTCGTGGGCGACGATGGGGACCGGGCTCCCGTCGGCCATCGGCGCGGCGTACGCCAACCCCGACGCGCCAGTCGTCGCGCTGACCGGCGACGGCGGCCTCATGATGTGCGTCCACGAACTCCACACCGCAGCGGTCGAGGACCTGCCGGTCACGGTCGTGGTCCTCAACAACGACGACTACGCCATCATCAGCGAGGAGGCCGGCCGGAGCTACCGGCTCTCCGAGCAGGAGTACGGCTGGGCCGACGCGCCCGTCGACTTCACGGCGGTCGCGGAGGGGATGGGCGTCGACGCGTATCGCGCCGACGCGCCGGCCGACATCCGCGACGGCCTCGACGCCGCGCTCCGGAGCGACGGCCCGGCGCTGGTCGAGGTCCGGACCGACCCGCTGGAACCCCAGGCCAGCCAGTTCATGGCCGAGTGA
- a CDS encoding IclR family transcriptional regulator: MERDEPPRSIQAVERTCEIIGAIEREGTMGITELAEELGITKGTVHTHLATLSREGLVTQSDEGYQLGLRPISLAERVKERIEIYDLVASELEKLADMTGERTQFALLEGAKAVVVHRVEGENAIKTTSPVGRYVDPHCISVGLAMMAHLPERRVEEIVDKSGLPRRTENTVTDPETLRRRLEEVRERGYAVDDEERVRGVRCIGAPLRDDEGGVLGGISISGPARRITDDKIETELKDELLRTANVIEVNAELS; this comes from the coding sequence ATGGAACGCGACGAACCCCCGCGGTCGATCCAGGCGGTCGAGCGCACCTGCGAGATCATCGGCGCGATCGAACGGGAGGGGACGATGGGGATCACGGAGCTCGCCGAGGAACTGGGGATAACCAAGGGGACGGTCCACACCCACCTGGCCACCCTGTCCCGCGAGGGACTGGTGACCCAGTCCGACGAGGGGTACCAGCTCGGACTCCGCCCGATCAGCCTGGCCGAGCGCGTGAAGGAGCGCATCGAGATCTACGACCTGGTCGCGAGCGAACTGGAGAAGCTCGCGGACATGACGGGCGAGCGCACGCAGTTCGCGCTCCTCGAGGGGGCGAAGGCCGTCGTCGTCCACCGCGTCGAGGGCGAGAACGCGATCAAGACGACGTCGCCCGTCGGGCGGTACGTCGACCCCCACTGCATCTCGGTCGGCCTCGCGATGATGGCCCACCTACCCGAGCGCCGGGTCGAGGAGATCGTCGACAAGTCGGGGCTCCCCCGGCGGACCGAGAACACCGTCACCGATCCCGAAACGCTCCGGCGTCGGCTCGAGGAGGTCCGCGAGCGGGGCTACGCCGTCGACGACGAGGAGCGCGTCCGGGGCGTGCGCTGCATCGGGGCGCCGCTCCGCGACGACGAGGGCGGCGTCCTCGGCGGCATCAGCATCTCCGGCCCGGCGCGCCGCATCACCGACGACAAGATCGAGACCGAACTGAAGGACGAGCTACTCCGCACGGCCAACGTGATCGAGGTCAACGCGGAGCTCTCGTGA